The following proteins are encoded in a genomic region of Glycine max cultivar Williams 82 chromosome 18, Glycine_max_v4.0, whole genome shotgun sequence:
- the LOC100816931 gene encoding REF/SRPP-like protein At1g67360 isoform X2 — MAKTELEVTVESKNKDLKHLGFVRIAAIQTFVIVSNLYEYAKQNSGPLRSVVGTVENTVTTILGPVCNKFKDVPDDVLVFVDKKVDEASHKFDEHAPPFAKHIADQAKGVIQKVTCEAGKVASEAQSGGPRAAVHYVATESKHFVLINSVKLWNGLNHYPPFHALSEMAIPTVAHWSEKYNHVIKAMTQKGYSFVGYLPLIPIEEIAKAFKQGEANLKGDNAASEEQRSESSDSD, encoded by the exons ATGGCAAAGACCGAG TTAGAGGTGACTGTTGAGAGCAAGAACAAAGACCTCAAGCACCTGGGGTTTGTGAGGATTGCTGCTATTCAAACATTTGTGATTGTGTCAAATCTGTATGAGTACGCAAAGCAGAATTCTGGGCCTTTGAGATCCGTTGTAGGAACGGTTGAGAACACTGTAACCACCATTCTCGGTCCTGTCTGCAACAAATTCAAGGACGTCCCTGATGATGTCCTTGTTTTTGTTGACAAAAAG GTGGATGAAGCTTCCCACAAGTTCGATGAGCACGCTCCTCCTTTTGCTAAACACATTGCGGATCAAGCCAAGGGTGTGATTCAGAAAGTGACTTGTGAGGCAGGGAAAGTAGCAAGTGAAGCACAATCTGGGGGGCCAAGAGCAGCTGTTCATTATGTTGCTACAGAATCAAAGCATTTTGTGTTGATAAATTCAGTAAAGTTGTGGAATGGACTCAACCACTATCCACCATTCCATGCACTGTCAGAGATGGCAATTCCCACTGTTGCTCACTGGTCAGAGAAGTACAACCATGTGATCAAGGCCATGACTCAAAAGGGTTACAGTTTCGTTGGGTATCTACCTTTGATTCCCATTGAAGAGATAGCCAAGGCATTCAAGCAGGGAGAGGCTAACTTGAAAGGAGATAATGCAGCCTCTGAGGAACAGAGATCAgaatcatctgattctgattaa
- the LOC100816931 gene encoding REF/SRPP-like protein At1g67360 isoform X1, with translation MAKTEVAWHNLYTLEVTVESKNKDLKHLGFVRIAAIQTFVIVSNLYEYAKQNSGPLRSVVGTVENTVTTILGPVCNKFKDVPDDVLVFVDKKVDEASHKFDEHAPPFAKHIADQAKGVIQKVTCEAGKVASEAQSGGPRAAVHYVATESKHFVLINSVKLWNGLNHYPPFHALSEMAIPTVAHWSEKYNHVIKAMTQKGYSFVGYLPLIPIEEIAKAFKQGEANLKGDNAASEEQRSESSDSD, from the exons ATGGCAAAGACCGAGGTTGCTTGGCATAATTTATATACA TTAGAGGTGACTGTTGAGAGCAAGAACAAAGACCTCAAGCACCTGGGGTTTGTGAGGATTGCTGCTATTCAAACATTTGTGATTGTGTCAAATCTGTATGAGTACGCAAAGCAGAATTCTGGGCCTTTGAGATCCGTTGTAGGAACGGTTGAGAACACTGTAACCACCATTCTCGGTCCTGTCTGCAACAAATTCAAGGACGTCCCTGATGATGTCCTTGTTTTTGTTGACAAAAAG GTGGATGAAGCTTCCCACAAGTTCGATGAGCACGCTCCTCCTTTTGCTAAACACATTGCGGATCAAGCCAAGGGTGTGATTCAGAAAGTGACTTGTGAGGCAGGGAAAGTAGCAAGTGAAGCACAATCTGGGGGGCCAAGAGCAGCTGTTCATTATGTTGCTACAGAATCAAAGCATTTTGTGTTGATAAATTCAGTAAAGTTGTGGAATGGACTCAACCACTATCCACCATTCCATGCACTGTCAGAGATGGCAATTCCCACTGTTGCTCACTGGTCAGAGAAGTACAACCATGTGATCAAGGCCATGACTCAAAAGGGTTACAGTTTCGTTGGGTATCTACCTTTGATTCCCATTGAAGAGATAGCCAAGGCATTCAAGCAGGGAGAGGCTAACTTGAAAGGAGATAATGCAGCCTCTGAGGAACAGAGATCAgaatcatctgattctgattaa
- the LOC100792473 gene encoding meiosis-specific protein ASY1, with translation MVVAQKVKEAEITEQDSLLLTRNLLRIAIFNISYIRGLFPEKYFNDKSVPALEMKIKKLMPVDAESRRLIDWMEKGVYDALQKKYLKTLLFCVCEAVDGPMIEEYAFSFSYSNSDNQEVSMNINRTGSKKNRGTFKYNSTTEITPQQMRSSACKMIRTLVQLMRTLEKMPEERTILMKLLYYDDVTPADYEPPFFKGCTDEEAYHPWEKNPLKMEVGNVNSKHFVLALKVKSVLDPCEDDNEGIQDDLSAGDDSMQHNEYYDTDSEVDLTQGNRYIVAPIHKEQEQEENGMIDEDNTQDPVEDEQQLVRVKEWINCCHRDTIELNDVLSNFPDISVVLTEEIMEKLVEEGVLSKTGKETYAINKDKKLEYEFPVVKEEIDGQIPQAFDRGLQFEDRIYMKALYHVLPMTHVSLTKLQSLLEGEVNQTAGRKILDKMVRDGFVEPKGSKRLGKRVIHSELTERKFIEVQKALSATEAMDVDHCEPNSKFKKTGFHLNGSNYDVSTCGVLHSIGSDLTRMKVTSETNYSDSGSGQKTIKAKEPGNTPISRPVISRESFAQGKENGRTNGIENQGDEADTIICSKSSQDKRPRKTSAVKEPINQNMKRQRSEAQ, from the exons ATG GTCGTTGCACAGAAAGTTAAGGAAGCTGAAATCACCGAGCAGGATTCACTTCTTCTC ACGAGGAACCTGCTCCGAATTGCCATATTCAACATCAGTTATATCAGAGGACTATTTCCTGAGAAGTATTTTAATGATAAGTCTGTTCCCGCGTTAG agatgaagataaaaaaacttATGCCAGTGGATGCTGAGTCTCGCAGATTGATTGATTGGATGGAGAAAG GTGTATACGATGCTTTACAGAAGAAATACCTGAAGACGCTTCTGTTCTGTGTGTGCGAAGCAGTAGACGGACCGATGATTGAGGAATATGCAT TTTCATTTAGCTATTCCAATTCTGACAACCAAGAGGTGTCCATGAATATCAACCGCACTGGAAGCAAAAAGAACCGGGGGACCTTCAAGTACAACTCGACTACAGAAATTACTCCCCAGCAGATGAG GAGTTCTGCGTGTAAGATGATCCGAACTCTGGTTCAGTTGATGAGAACTCTGGAGAAAATGccagaagag CGCACTATTCTGATGAAGCTCCTCTACTATGATGATGTGACG CCAGCTGATTATGAGCCTCCTTTCTTCAAGGGATGCACTGATGAAGAAGCTTATCATCCATGGGAGAAGAATCCATTGAAAATGGAGGTTGGGAATGTAAACAGCAAGCACTTTGTGTTAGCTCTGAAG GTGAAGAGTGTGCTCGATCCTTGTGAGGATGATAATGAGGGAATCCAAGACGATTTGAGCGCTGGAGATGATTCCATGCAACATAATGAGTATTATGATACTGACAGTGAG GTTGATCTTACTCAAGGGAATCGATATATAGTTGCTCCAATAC ATAAAGAGCAAGAGCAGGAAGAAAATGGCATGATTGATGAAG ACAATACCCAGGACCCGGTGGAAGATGAGCAACAACTGGTCCGGGTCAAGGAGTGGATCAACTGTTGTCACCGTGACACCATCGAGCTTAATGACGTTCTATCGAATTTTCCAGACATCTCCGTG GTTCTAACAGAAG AGATCATGGAGAAGCTTGTTGAGGAAGGTGTGCTATCAAAGACAGGGAAGGAAACCTACGCCATTAACAAGGACAAG AAACTAGAATATGAGTTCCCCGTTGTGAAAGAAGAAATTGACGGTCAAATTCCTCAAGCCTTTGACAGAGGTTTGCAGTTTGAAGATCGCATATACATGAAa GCTCTCTATCATGTTCTTCCAATGACACACGTTTCACTCACTAAGCTTCAAAGCTTGCTTGAGGGAGAAGTAAACCAGACAGCAGGACGAAAGATACTAGATAAAATGGTGCGGGATGGGTTTGTTGAACCCAAAGGAAGCAAAAGATTAG GGAAACGTGTTATCCATTCTGAGTTAACTGAAAGAAAATTCATTGAAGTCCAGAAAGCTCTAAGTGCTACTGAAGCTATG GATGTTGATCACTGTGAACCAAACAGCAAGTTCAAAAAAACTGGTTTCCATTTAAATG GAAGCAACTATGACGTGTCTACATGTGGGGTTCTCCACTCCATTGGATCAGATTTAACAAGAATGAAAGTGACATCTGAGACAAACTATAGTGACTCCGGGAGTGGACAGAAAACTATAAAGGCAAAAGAGCCCGGGAACACCCCCATAAGCAGG CCAGTTATCTCAAGAGAGAGTTTTGCGCAAGGCAAAGAGAATGGCAGAACAAATGGAATTGAAAATCAAGGGGACGAAGCTGATACAATTATATGCAGCAAGTCTTCCCAAGACAAACGACCAAGGAAAACTAGCGCG gTGAAGGAGCCTATCAATCAAAATATGAAGCGCCAGAGATCTGAGGCTCAGTAA